In the genome of Paraburkholderia azotifigens, the window TAAATGGCCTTAGGGTCATTTGCCTGGCTTATCCGCGGATGCGATACGTTTGTTCAGACCCATCAACCGAGCGCCCGCTATGACGACTGCCACCCCACTGACGACCGAAGCGGCTACGACGGTTGTGCCGTCTGCCCCCGCCACGTCGGCTGCGCCGGAAGCACCGGCGCCCGCTCCTGCGCAGCCCACGATGTCGTTGCGCCTCGCCACGGGTCTGATCGGGATGTTGCTCGCGTCGCTGCTCGCGATTGTCAACGAGCAGGTCACCGCATTGGCCATGACGGACGTTCGCGGCGTACTCTCGATCGGGCACGACGACGGCAGCTGGCTCACGGTGCTGTTCGAAGCCGCCAACGTCAGCACGATGATCTTCGCGCCGTGGTTCGGCATTACTTTCACCCTGAAGCGGTTTACGCTCGTTGCCGTCGCAGCGTCGATGTTGTTCGGCTTGCTATGTCCTTTTGCGCCGAACCTGTCGACGTTTTACGTATTGCGCGTTCTGCAGGGGATTGCCGGCGGCTGTCTGCCGCCCATGCTGATCATCGTGGCGCTGCGTTATCTGCCGCCGAAAATCAAGTTGTATGGCCTCGCGGGCTATGCGCTCACGGCGACCTTCGGGCCCACGATCGGCACGCCGCTGGCCGCCTTGTGGACCGAGTACGTCAGCTGGAAGATGGCGTTCTGGCAGATCGTGCCTTTCGGTTTGATCAGCTGTGCGGCAATCCAGTATGGCCTGCCGCAAGATGCGATGAAGCTCGAGCGATTCCGTTCATTCGACTGGATCGGTCTGTTCACGGGCTTGCCGGCTGTCGCGATGCTCGTCATGGGCCTGTTGCAGGGCGATCGCCTCGACTGGCTGAATTCGACGTTTATCTGCGTGATGCTGTTGGGCGGATCACTGCTTTTCATTCTGTTTCTCGTCAACGAGTGGTATCACCCGC includes:
- a CDS encoding MFS transporter, producing MTTATPLTTEAATTVVPSAPATSAAPEAPAPAPAQPTMSLRLATGLIGMLLASLLAIVNEQVTALAMTDVRGVLSIGHDDGSWLTVLFEAANVSTMIFAPWFGITFTLKRFTLVAVAASMLFGLLCPFAPNLSTFYVLRVLQGIAGGCLPPMLIIVALRYLPPKIKLYGLAGYALTATFGPTIGTPLAALWTEYVSWKMAFWQIVPFGLISCAAIQYGLPQDAMKLERFRSFDWIGLFTGLPAVAMLVMGLLQGDRLDWLNSTFICVMLLGGSLLFILFLVNEWYHPLPFFKLQLLYRRNFSHGLTTLACAVILLVGVAVIPAQFLAKIHAYRPLQTAPLSLLVALPMLIVLPLTAALLNMRRIDSRWVMALGLSLVATTCFLGSFMTSEWIRDNFYWLQSLQIVAQPMVILAILMGVTTGLPPTEGPFASAMFNSLKAFAGVAGTALIDSLGTAREHFHSSMLVDHLGNNALIASQSIDAAHGLGELAHRIHEQAVVLTSADLYRVMAVIAVAVLLLVPVLPVRIYPPWSTPPSTR